In Penicillium psychrofluorescens genome assembly, chromosome: 5, a single window of DNA contains:
- a CDS encoding uncharacterized protein (ID:PFLUO_007978-T1.cds;~source:funannotate) translates to MKRSWSSESNEASGATETDRREPVLSSLKVSVSPPPRRSTVNQHIHKEPSPDPNASNTPAPSLAAIEAGQFETNNHLAIISNQLSQYTRPLSSLPTTPRLPIDQWIDLYRRNEDAQGHHFVIHQHDHPIAGPHYDLRLQFSETSSVSWSIMYGLPGDPNSQQLNRNATETRVHCLWNHLIETASSATGSMIIWDTGEYEILPYNMDQAEPETDDSRTDTSDDRISEPVPESVKLHEAFHNRKIRLRLHGTRLPTGYTIALRMDKSTDFVRPIRGRPKRRRRPLVQKRPRRAAQGQSTSSSESPPPSEDKLSSLSPSLHDERVHSDNNSTDLQIQRNNAYPGSFNTIGSIHQRRWYLSLDRFNSGFEPRVRTKEKKWTRRPSDNNQEGPRLLGFEPFYVGGPETERSLVTGRLAAEVLEDEAVEDFVHRRGWRAVLN, encoded by the exons ATGAAGCGCAGCTGGAGCTCAGAAAGCAACGAAGCAAGCGGCGCAACAGAAACCGATCGACGTGAGCCTGTCCTTTCGAGTTTAAAAGTATCCGTATCTCCTCCACCAAGAAGATCTACAGTAAACCAGCACATTCATAAAGAGCCATCCCCAGACCCCAATGCTTCCAACACGCCCGCACCCAGTCTAGCTGCCATTGAAGCTGGTCAGTTCGAAACCAACAACCACCTagccatcatctccaaccAACTCAGCCAGTACACACGTCCACTGTCAAGTCTACCGACAACGCCCCGACTTCCGATCGACCAGTGGATCGATCTATACCGACGCAACGAAGACGCGCAGGGCCACCACTTCGTGATCCACCAGCACGACCACCCTATCGCGGGCCCCCATTATGATCTCCGTCTTCAATTCTCAGAGACCAGCTCTGTCAGCTGGTCCATTATGTACGGCCTGCCGGGGGACCCGAATAGCCAGCAGTTGAATCGGAATGCAACCGAGACTCGCGTTCATTGTCTatgg AACCATCTAATTGAAacggcatcgtcggcaaCTGGCAGCATGATCATCTGGGACACGGGCGAATACGAGATTCTGCCCTACAACATGGATCAAGCCGAACCGGAAACCGACGACTCTCGGACCGACACTTCAGACGACCGCATCTCCGAACCGGTTCCCGAGAGTGTGAAGCTCCATGAAGCATTCCACAAC CGCAAAATCCGCCTCCGGTTACACGGGACGAGGCTACCGACTGGGTATACGATTGCTCTACGCATGGACAAAAGCACCGACTTCGTGAGACCGATTCGCGGTAGGCCGAAACGGCGTCGGCGCCCTTTAGTCCAAAAGCGACCCAGACGGGCGGCTCAGGGACAATCGACATCTAGCTCGGaatccccgccgccatccgAGGACAAGCTTTCTTCGCTGTCGCCGAGCCTGCACGATGAGAGGGTCCACTCGGACAACAATAGCACCGATCTACAGATCCAGAGAAATAATGCGTACCCGGGGTCGTTTAATACAATTGGCTCGATTCACCAGCGGCGGTGGTATCTCAGTCTGGACCGATTCAATTCGGGGTTCGAACCACGCGTCCGGACCAAAGAGAAAAAATGGACGCGACGGCCATCGGATAACAATCAGGAAGGACCACGGCTGTTGGGGTTTGAACCGTTCTACGTGGGCGGGCCGGAGACTGAGCGGAGTCTGGTGACGGGACGCCTAGCAGCGGAAGTgctcgaggacgaggccgtcgaggaCTTTGTCCATCGGCGGGGGTGGAGGGCGGTCTTGAATTGA
- a CDS encoding uncharacterized protein (ID:PFLUO_007979-T1.cds;~source:funannotate) — MGNISSIPGHDCLLQAVGHNADLVAFRGDPFFQFHALPLYNLNLPVAPAVITYPKTTDQVAGIVQCAADHNYEVQAYSGGHSYGNYGLGGSDGALVVDLKHFQQFSINNDTHVATIGAGTLLGDVQTRLHGAGGRAMAHGACPQVGSGGHFTIGGLGAMSREWGTALDHVVEAEVVLANASIVWASDTQHQDVFFAIKGAAASFGIVTQFKVRTHPEPTEAVQYAFTFSLGTTAAKASLFKDWQSLISQDNLTRKFSSELVLFEGGVLVSGTFFGSQDEWNAFELEKHFPISNSGSVVHLTNWLGMLSSKAEKLILQIGGGIPQSFYAKSMSFTPDTLIPDDGVDAMFHYIDTTSKGTIAWFVIFDLEGGATNDVAVNATAYAHRETIMWMQSYAINFYQPVPETTKSFLNGLSDTISSARPGTFFGAYPGYVDPYMANPQRAYWGTNLDRLQQIKTAIDPHNIFHNPQSVLAISK; from the exons ATGGGGAATATCTCCAGTATCCCCGGCCACGACTGTCTCCTCCAGGCAGTCGGCCACAACGCAGACCTAGTAGCCTTTCGCGGCGATCCATTCTTCCAATTCCATGCTCTGCCACTCTACAACCTGAATCTGCCCGTGGCTCCTGCCGTGATCACATACCCGAAAACGACTGACCAGGTCGCTGGGATTGTGCAATGCGCAGCGGATCACAACTACGAGGTCCAAGCCTACAGCGGTGGTCACAGCTATGGTAACTATG GCCTGGGTGGATCCGACGGCGCGCTCGTAGTGGACCTGAAGCACTTCCAGCAGttctccatcaacaacgaTACCCACGTCGCGACAATTGGTGCCGGTACACTCCTGGGCGATGTCCAGACGCGTCTCCACGGCGCAGGAGGCCGTGCAATGGCCCATGGCGCTTGTCCCCAGGTAGGCTCCGGCGGTCACTTCACCATCGGCGGACTCGGCGCCATGTCTCGGGAATGGGGCACCGCCCTCGACCATGTCGTGGAGGCGGAAGTGGTGCTGGCCAACGCGAGCATTGTCTGGGCCTCGGACACGCAGCACCAAGATGTCTTTTTCGCTATCAAGGGTGCAGCCGCCAGTTTCGGGATCGTCACCCAATTCAAAGTTCGCACGCACCCCGAGCCCACCGAGGCCGTTCAGTATGCATTCACCTTCAGCCTAGGTACCACCGCTGCCAAGGCCAGTCTCTTCAAGGACTGGCAGAGTCTGATCTCGCAAGACAATCTAACCCGCAAGTTCTCGAGTGAGCTCGTCCTCTTCGAGGGAGGCGTCCTGGTGTCTGGCACGTTCTTCGGATCTCAAGACGAGTGGAACGCcttcgagctggagaagcacTTCCCCATCAGCAACTCGGGGAGTGTGGTGCATCTGACAAACTGGTTAGGTATGCTGAGCAGcaaggcagagaagctcATCTTACAGATCGGAGGCGGCATTCCACAGTCGTTCTATGCCAAGTCGATGTCTTTCACACCGGACACGCTCATCCCTGACGACGGTGTGGATGCCATGTTCCACTACATAGACACGACCTCCAAGGGAACCATTGCGTGGTTCGTCATCTTCGATCTGGAGGGGGGTGCGACGAATGATGTCGCAGTGAATGCCACCGCGTACGCCCATCGAGAAACCATCATGTGGATGCAGTCCTATGCGATCAACTTTTACCAGCCCGTTCCAGAGACAACCAAAAGCTTTCTCAATGGCCTGAGCGACACCATCTCTTCTGCCCGCCCCGGAACTTTCTTCGGGGCGTATCCGGGGTATGTGGACCCATACATGGCAAACCCTCAGCGCGCTTACTGGGGCACGAATCTGGACCGACTGCAGCAGATCAAAACGGCCATTGACCCACACAATATTTTCCACAACCCGCAGAGTGTTCTGGCGATTTCGAAGTAG
- a CDS encoding uncharacterized protein (ID:PFLUO_007980-T1.cds;~source:funannotate) has product MFTPIHTSLGALLLFQGSSGLLLHNGAVFGISSLLSGCVFNPSRDNVPIIAGLVSSIGPLFLLAPSLIPSYPPAPQSLASAAATLGAGFLLGWGTKNGRGCTSGHMLCGLSRLSPRSLIATAVFFTAALFTANFASGGANIPSCGATPCYTPIYPSSSELVLMAAAVLLASITNFAIVPRMLHRSPESKTIFSFVTGLEFGTGLLISGMADPAKVLRFFAFLTDPSRFDPSLALIILFGIGPSLITYLSAKPGQSPEKGKLQTKPTLAEQWRLPTATVSDIDGRFMAGAVAFGLVWGWRGVCPGPAILRAVLQPTWGLVTMTGYMLGNLF; this is encoded by the exons ATGTTCACTCCAATTCACACCTCGCTTGGCGCCCTGCTGCTCTTTCAGGGCTCATCTGGTCTGCTCCTGCACAACGGCGCCGTTTTTGGCATCTCCTCCCTGCTGTCGGGATGCGTTTTCAACCCCAGTCGGGACAATGTTCCCATCATCGCGGGGCTGGTCTCTAGTATCGGTCCGTTATTCCTTTTAGCGCCCTCATTGATCCCTAGCTATCCTCCTGCGCCACAGTCGTTGGCCTCGGCTGCAGCCACCCTGGGTGCGGGATTCCTCCTAGGCTGGGGAACGAAG AATGGCCGAGGTTGCACGTCGGGCCACATGCTCTGTGGACTGTCACGTCTGTCCCCGCGCTCGCTGATCGCCACGGCTGTGTTCTTCACGGCGGCCTTGTTCACGGCCAACTTCGCCTCGGGAGGTGCGAATATCCCTTCATGCGGTGCGACGCCATGCTACACCCCGATTTACCCCTCATCGTCGGAGCTGGTTCTCATGGCAGCCGCGGTGCTGTTGGCAAGTATCACAAACTTTGCGATCGTCCCGCGGATGCTCCATCGATCACCAGAATCCAAGacgatcttctcctttgtgACAGGATTGGAATTTGGCACGGGCCTGTTGATTTCCGGAATGGCAGATCCGGCCAAGGTGCTCAGGTTCTTTGCCTTCCTGACTGACCCGTCTCGCTTTGACCCTTCGTTGGCTTTGATTATCCTGTTTGGCATTGGGCCGTCGTTGATCACGTATTTGAGCGCGAAGCCTGGTCAATCTCCAGAGAAAGGAAAGCTGCAGACGAAACCGACCCTGGCGGAGCAATGGAGACTTCCCACCGCGACAGTGAGTGATATTGATGGGCGATTCATGGCGGGTGCGGTAGCGTTCGGCCTTGTTTGGGGCTGGAGGGGAGTGTGTCCCGGTCCGGCAATTTTGCGAGCCGTGCTTCAGCCGACCTGGGGCTTGGTGACGATGACCGGGTACATGCTAGGGAATCTGTTCTAA
- a CDS encoding uncharacterized protein (ID:PFLUO_007981-T1.cds;~source:funannotate) — translation MSVAYHGLCRHLFLLGLSLLMLLLPGEAYESISDETLRSLPRPGNDFDINDGALLSPILIPRVPGTPGSTAVLNHFVDFFQTTLPEWKIEFQNSTSTTPMSNGKNVPFVNFIASRDPPGASPGDVEYVTFVAHYDSKLEPEGFIGAIDSAAPCAIIMHMMRSIDIALGNKWDAMQKTKTSSLDRKWGIQVIFLDGEEAFESWTADDSLYGARSLAEQWETQMHPAMSDFRTPLSAISLFVLLDLLGSQGPSILSYYQTTHWAYKHLASLEQRLCSLDMFKSSPGAPWFPDAAKDEHELKTFGGIQDDHLPFLARGVEILHLIDFTPTRRTGFQPVWHTIDDDGEHLDINTVEDWSMLMTAFAAEWMDLEGYFDTIDGPARRDEALANAEATRLAKKDEL, via the coding sequence ATGTCTGTGGCTTATCATGGCCTTTGCCGCCATTTATTCCTACTCGGCCTGAGCCTGTTGATGCTCCTGCTTCCCGGCGAGGCCTACGAGAGCATCTCCGACGAGACACTACGCAGCCTGCCCCGGCCGGGGAATGACTTCGACATCAACGATGGCGCCCTCCTGTCCCCAATTTTGATTCCTCGTGTTCCTGGCACCCCCGGTTCCACCGCAGTCCTCAATCACTTTGTCGATTTCTTTCAGACGACGTTGCCTGAATGGAAGATCGAGTTCCAGAactcgacctcgacgacacCCATGTCCAATGGAAAAAATGTGCCATTCGTCAACTTCATTGCCTCACGTGATCCACCAGGAGCTTCGCCTGGCGACGTGGAGTATGTAACATTTGTGGCGCACTACGACAGCAAGCTGGAGCCGGAGGGATTTATTGGCGCCATCGACAGCGCGGCGCCATGCGCGATTATCATGCACATGATGCGCAGCATCGATATAGCGCTAGGAAATAAGTGGGATGCGATGCAGAAAACGAAGACTTCGTCATTGGACCGGAAATGGGGCATCCAGGTAATCTTTCTtgatggcgaggaggccTTCGAGAGTTGGACCGCCGATGACTCCTTGTATGGCGCTCGCTCTCTGGCGGAGCAGTGGGAAACTCAGATGCACCCAGCCATGTCCGATTTCAGGACCCCGCTATCCGCCATCTCCCTTTTTGTGCTTCTGGACTTGCTAGGTTCGCAGGGCCCGTCGATCCTGTCCTACTACCAGACTACGCACTGGGCCTATAAGCACTTGGCCTCACTGGAGCAGCGCCTCTGCTCTCTAGACATGTTTAAGTCATCCCCTGGCGCGCCCTGGTTCCCTGATGCTGCTAAAGATGAGCATGAACTTAAGACGTTTGGCGGTATCCAGGATGATCACCTTCCTTTCCTGGCTCGAGGCGTGGAGATTCTTCATCTGATTGACTTTACACCCACGCGGAGAACAGGGTTCCAGCCGGTCTGGCATacgattgatgatgatggagaaCATCTGGATATAAACACTGTGGAGGACTGGAGCATGCTCATGACTGCCTTCGCCGCCGAGTGGATGGATCTTGAAGGGTATTTCGACACCATTGATGGACCAGCACGGAGAGACGAGGCTCTAGCCAACGCAGAGGCGACTCGCTTGGCCAAAAAGGATGAATTGTAA
- a CDS encoding uncharacterized protein (ID:PFLUO_007982-T1.cds;~source:funannotate) — protein sequence MSLKSKDSGPSSAPSRAAAVRKGQPERLLVYYGGTGRAMFLGVLRVTTILLFGAACLIVAPACQESDYPWYTTPAVIVGGTLPMLFVAYTSAPYVNFIHLALPAFARKTRETAIHYAKDLPPTAILYINTMRFNTIPRQTSVRVGDLIPDHDPIRPVAFRNLCPAPRPWWAGRSPTQFFAAEKSQPGRQSSVFYPELWPHIRRRIMSSPRPSAKI from the exons ATGTCTCTCAAGTCCAAAGATTCCGGCCCATCATCTGCGCCTTCAAGAGCAGCAGCGGTCAGAAAAG GACAACCCGAGAGACTATTGGTCTACTATGGAGGGACCGGCCGGGCCATGTTCCTCGGAGTGCTTCGCGTCACCACgatcctcctcttcggagCAGCCTGTTTAATCGTGGCCCCGGCTTGCCAGGAGTCAGATTATCCCTGGTATACCACGCCAGCAG TCATCGTGGGCGGTACATTACCCATGCTGTTCGTTGCGTACACCTCAGCACCCTACGTCAACTTCATCCACCTGGCTTTGCCTGCGTTTGCACGCAAGACCCGGGAAACAGCAATCCACTACGCTAAGGACCTACCGCCTACGGCTATCTTGTATATCAACACGATGAGATTCAACACCATTCCACGACAGACATCAGTCCGGGTTGGGGACCTCATCCCAGACCACGATCCGATCCGGCCTGTTGCTTTTCGAAACCTCTGTCCGGCTCcacggccatggtgggcagGGCGATCGCCCACGCAGTTCTTCGCTGCCGAGAAAAGTCAGCCGGGGAGGCAGTCTTCGGTGTTTTATCCTGAGTTGTGGCCGCACATTCGTCGGCGCATCATGAGCAGTCCGCGTCCGTCAGCTAAAATCTAA
- a CDS encoding uncharacterized protein (ID:PFLUO_007983-T1.cds;~source:funannotate), which yields MSTPVKLSTPAKGDATSKKPDLPFGLTSAEARVLLIGMACATDNCKPNHELLYQLGGFKNPNSSRVCYNLARRKFEDKFAEFVDGLGIEIPADLLKPRKGKPNTPSKKGEVTTDNEGASPSKPATKASGSRKAKTSVKEEEVTTDDEEATPSKPTPKGRRRKVDFDSEYEPVAKAARGKKGKQVKTAQSNVKSSESEVGDSINAEHTTGSFIDAAEAALTQLGSTSGYGESVFNYPDNEELFSGVEI from the exons ATGTCGACTCCCGTGAAGCTGTCGACTCCGGCCAAGGGAGATGCCACTTCCAAGAAGCCTGATCTTCCCTTTGGCCTTACCAGTGCAGAGGCCAGAGTCCTCCTGATCGGCATGGCCTGCGCCACCGACAATTGCAAG CCCAACCATGAGCTTCTTTATCAGCTCGGTGGCTTCAAGAACCCCAACAGTTCCCGCGTGTGCTACAACTTGGCCCGCCGCAAGTTCGAAGACAAGTTTGCTGAGTTCGTCGATGGCCTCGGCATTGAAATTCCTGCTGATCTGCTCAAACCTCGCAAGGGCAAACCCAACACTCCTTCAAAGAAAGGCGAGGTTACTACCGACAATGAGGGCGCCAGTCCTTCGAAGCCGGCGACCAAGGCATCTGGCAGTCGCAAGGCCAAGACTTCTgtgaaggaagaagaggttACTaccgacgacgaggaggccaCTCCTTCGAAACCTACCCCCAAGGGCCGTCGCCGCAAGGTTGACTTTGATAGCGAATACGAACCGGTGGCAAAGGCCGCTCGTGGCAAGAAAGGCAAGCAGGTGAAGACTGCTCAGTCCAATGTCAAGTCTTCCGAGTCGGAGGTCGGTGACAGCATCAATGCCGAGCACACCACTGGCAGCTTTATCGATGCCGCAGAAGCTGCCCTGACTCAGCTGGGTTCTACTTCGGGGTATGGCGAATCTGTCTTCAACTACCCAGACAACGAGGAGCTGTTTAGCGGAGTCGAAATCTAA
- a CDS encoding uncharacterized protein (ID:PFLUO_007984-T1.cds;~source:funannotate), whose amino-acid sequence MAKGPPASSPTATPPTGPLKKATSSTQNMKAQKSILGFFQKSSPATPSTDRPREPASSPAQRASEQRGTGSAVKRTPKDQKRSFSSFAKDLTPVPSSDLPIPEEDEGNGTTGLDGVQNATVSPSRRNKKQVSYKESDSEGEDNDEVIFRPNRNNSVRGRASKRRKTSPDSEDEFQEGAEEAGYSDDEMDDFIVADESDEDTAPAKKRKRPSAPPSSARKPSQKSSSLPPPPVFDEDLDLDLPEGASATATKWAFDPENTEPRKERVAATPKTPSSQRKQKAHVKEPEDRYPWLANIKDIDGNRPGTAEYDPRTIYIPPLAWSKFSPFEKQYWEIKQKFWDTVVFFKKGKFYELYENDATIGHQLFDLKLTDRVNMRMVGVPEMSLDHWANQFVAKGFKIARVDQSESALGKEMRERDGKKGKEDKIIKRELACVLTSGTLVEGSMLQDDMSTYCVAIKEAIVDDCPAFGLAFVDTATGQFFLSEFVDDADMTKFETFVAQTRPQELLLEKSCVSHKVLRILKNNTGPTTIWNYLKPGKEFWEGDITLRELDASEYFVSQDDDNITAWPETLRQAREKELLMSAFGALIQYLRVLKIERDLITIGNFTWYNPIKKASSLVLDGQTLINMEIFANSFDGSTEGTLFQLLNRCITPFGKRMFKQWVCHPLMDAKRINARLDAVDALNADRSVRDQFSSQLTKMPDLERLISRIHAGHCKAQDFVRVLEGFEQIDYTMGLLKDSGAGEGIIGELTASMPDLSSPLGYWKTAFDRSKAKENGILVPEPGVEEDFDNSQERIEQLHRDLDNLLKKARRDLGSSAICYRDNGKEIYQLEVPIKVKNIPKDWNQMSATKQVKRYYFPELRSLIRKLQETQETHGQIVKEVAGRFHARFDENYGIWLAAVRIISQLDCMISLAKASASLGQPSCRPVFVENERSVLEFEELRHPCFLSSGGDDFIPNDVQLGGTRPNIDLLTGANAAGKSTVLRMTCVAVIMAQIGCYLPCQSARLTPVDRIMSRLGANDNIFAAQSTFFVELSETKKILSEATPRSLVILDELGRGTSSYDGIAVAQAVLHHIATHIGALGFFATHYHSLAAEFEGHPEIAPKRMAIYVDEEERRVTFLYKLENGVAEGSFGMHCASMCGIPNKVIECAETAAKQWEHTSRLKESLERRKGGGYVGLGWWSDVAWALRESAADADPNAGHVSDRGLEVLCRAIEAL is encoded by the exons ATGGCGAAAGGACCCCCCGCCTCGTCTCCCACCGCGACGCCCCCAACAGGCCCACTCAAGAAAGCGACATCGAGCACCCAGAACATGAAGGCTCAAAAATCCATTCTGGGGTTCTTCCAGAAATCCTCTCCGGCGACGCCCTCAACCGATCGTCCGCGCGAACCCGCGTCTTCGCCTGCTCAGCGGGCTTCGGAGCAGCGTGGCACTGGTAGCGCGGTCAAGCGCACGCCGAAGGACCAGAAGAGGAGTTTCTCGAGTTTTGCAAAGGATTTGACGCCTGTGCCGAGTAGTGATTTGCCGATAccggaggaggatgaggggaATGGCACG ACTGGTCTTGATGGAGTACAGAATGCCACAGTATCTCCTTCGCGTCGG aaCAAGAAGCAAGTCAGCTACAAGGAGTCCGATTCGGAGGGCGAAGATAACGACGAGGTGATCTTCCGCCCGAACAGAAACAACAGCGTTCGCGGCCGCGCTtccaagagaagaaagacgtCTCCGGACAGTGAGGATGAGTTTCAGGAAGGCGCAGAGGAGGCAGGGTATTCTGATGACG AAATGGACGATTTCATTGTTGCCGACGAGTCCGATGAAGACACTGCTCCAGCaaagaagcgcaagcgacCCTCGGCTCCTCCCTCGTCGGCGCGTAAGCCATCTCAGAAGTCGTCATCTctgccaccacccccagTTTTTGATGAAGAccttgatctcgatcttcctGAAGGTGCCTCTGCCACTGCCACGAAATGGGCATTTGACCCCGAGAACACCGAGCCTCGCAAAGAGAGAGTTGCTGCAACCCCAAAAACGCCTTCTAGTCAACGCAAGCAAAAGGCTCACGTTAAGGAGCCCGAAGACCGATACCCATGGCTCGCCAATATTAAAGACATCGATGGCAACCGCCCTGGGACTGCCGAGTACGACCCTCGGACCATCTATATCCCTCCACTGGCCTGGTCCAAGTTCTCGCCATTCGAAAAGCAGTACTGggagatcaagcagaagTTTTGGGACACGGTGGTGTTCTTCAAAAAGGGCAAGTTTTATGAGCTCTACGAGAACGACGCTACCATTGGCCACCAGCTTTTCGACCTGAAGCTCACAGACAGGGTCAACATGCGCATGGTCGGTGTCCCTGAGATGAGCTTGGATCACTGGGCCAACCAGTTTGTTGCCAAGGGCTTCAAAATTGCCCGCGTGGACCAATCCGAGTCTGCATTGGGCAAGGAAATGCGCGAGCGAGACGgcaagaaaggaaaggaggaCAAAATCATCAAGCGGGAGCTAGCGTGCGTCCTGACATCTGGCACTCTGGTTGAAGGGTCGATGCTCCAAGATGATATGTCGACATACTGTGTTGCGATCAAGGAGGCTATTGTGGATGACTGTCCTGCTTTTGGACTGGCCTTTGTCGATACGGCAACTGGCCAGTTCTTCCTGTCTGAatttgttgatgatgcggacATGACCAAGTTTGAGACATTTGTCGCGCAGACTCGCCCGCAAGAATTGTTGCTTGAGAAGTCTTGTGTTTCTCATAAAGTGCTGCGCATTTTGAAGAACAATACCGGCCCGACGACCATCTGGAACTACTTAAAGCCCGGAAAAGAGTTTTGGGAGGGGGATATCACATTGAGGGAGCTCGATGCCAGCGAGTACTTTGTATCCCAGGACGACGACAATATCACTGCTTGGCCCGAAACTCTTCGCCAAGCTCGGGAAAAGGAGTTGCTCATGTCCGCCTTCGGCGCCCTCATTCAGTATCTGCGCGTCCTCAAGATTGAGCGTGATCTGATCACAATTGGCAATTTCACATGGTACAACCCTATCAAGAAGGCTTCTAGCCTGGTCCTTGATGGCCAGACCCTGATCAACATGGAAATCTTTGCAAATTCGTTTGATGGGAGTACTGAAGGCACTCTGTTCCAGCTGCTGAATCGCTGCATCACCCCGTTTGGAAAGCGCATGTTCAAGCAGTGGGTGTGCCACCCCTTGATGGATGCGAAGAGGATCAATGCTCGGTTGGATGCTGTTGATGCATTGAATGCCGACAGGAGTGTTCGAGACCAGTTTTCATCGCAGCTGACCAAGATGCCGGATCTGGAGCGGCTCATCTCGCGTATCCATGCCGGGCACTGCAAAGCACAAGACTTCGTGCGTGTGCTCGAGGGCTTTGAACAGATAGACTACACCATGGGTCTTCTCAAGGACAGCGGTGCTGGTGAAGGAATTATTGGAGAATTGACTGCCTCGATGCCAGACCTGTCATCGCCTCTGGGATACTGGAAGACTGCATTCGATCGCTCGAAGGCAAAGGAGAACGGAATCCTAGTTCCAGAGCCTGGAGTTGAGGAGGATTTCGACAACTCCCAGGAGCGCATTGAACAGCTGCACCGGGATCTGGACAATTTGCTCAAGAAAGCACGCCGTGACTTGGGCTCCAGTGCCATCTGCTACCGTGATAACGGCAAGGAGATTTATCAGTTGGAGGTACCCATCAAGGTGAAAAATATCCCCAAGGACTGGAACCAGATGTCGGCGACTAAGCAGGTGAAACGATACTACTTCCCCGAGCTCCGAAGCCTTATTCGCAAGTTGCAGGAGACCCAGGAGACTCACGGCcagatcgtcaaggaggTCGCTGGGCGCTTCCATGCTCGCTTTGATGAGAACTATGGTATATGGCTTGCTGCTGTCAGAATCATCTCGCAGCTTGACTGCATGATCAGTCTAGCTAAggcctcggcgtccttgGGCCAGCCCAGCTGCCGGCCTGTCTTTGTGGAGAATGAGCGTAGCGTGCTGGAGTTCGAGGAGCTGCGTCATCCATGTTTTCTGTCGTCCGGAGGAGACGACTTCATCCCCAATGATGTGCAACTTGGAGGCACCCGACCCAACATCGACTTGCTAACGGGAGCCAACGCTGCCGGAAAGTCTACCGTCCTTCGAATG ACCTGTGTTGCCGTGATAATGGCCCAGATCGGCTGCTATCTCCCCTGCCAGTCCGCTCGCCTGACCCCAGTAGACAGAATCATGTCGCGCTTGGGTGCAAACGACAACATCTTCGCCGCGCAATCTACCTTCTTCGTCGAACTCTCTGAGACAAAGAAGATCCTCTCCGAAGCAACACCCCGCTCactcgtcatcctcgacgagctcggaCGCGGAACAAGCTCATACGACGGCATCGCCGTCGCTCAGGCCGTACTACATCACATCGCGACGCACATCGGTGCCCTGGGCTTCTTCGCAACTCACTACCACTCCCTCGCGGCAGAGTTCGAGGGACATCCCGAGATCGCGCCCAAACGCATGGCCATCTacgtcgacgaagaagagcgccgTGTTACGTTCCTCTACAAACTGGAGAACGGTGTTGCAGAGGGCAGTTTCGGTATGCACTGCGCGTCGATGTGTGGTATCCCCAACAAAGTCATTGAATGTGCGGAGACGGCTGCTAAGCAGTGGGAGCACACCAGCCGTCTTAAGGAGAGTCTGGAGCGCCGCAAGGGTGGTGGATATGTTGGTTTGGGGTGGTGGAGTGATGTTGCTTGGGCGTTGAGAGAGTCGGCTGCTGATGCTGATCCTAATGCTGGGCACGTCTCCGATCGTGGACTTGAGGTTCTATGCAGAGCTATTGAGGCGCTTTGA